The following proteins are co-located in the Neofelis nebulosa isolate mNeoNeb1 chromosome 18, mNeoNeb1.pri, whole genome shotgun sequence genome:
- the ORAI2 gene encoding protein orai-2: MSAELNVPVDPSTPACSEPGHKGMDYRDWVRRSYLELVTSNHHSVQALSWRKLYLSRAKLKASSRTSALLSGFAMVAMVEVQLETQYQYPRPLLIAFSACTTVLVAVHLFALLISTCILPNVEAVSNIHNLNSISESPHERMHPYIELAWGFSTVLGILLFLAEVVLLCWIKFLPVDARRQPGPPPGPGGHTGWQAALVSTIIMVPVGLIFVVFTIHFYRSLVRHKTERHNREIEELHKLKVQLDGHERSLQVV, encoded by the exons ATGAGCGCCGAGCTCAACGTGCCTGTGGACCCCTCCACTCCTGCCTGCTCTGAACCCGGCCACAAGGGCATGGATTACCGGGACTGGGTCCGCCGCAGCTACCTGGAACTGGTCACGTCCAACCACCACTCTGTGCAGGCGCTCTCCTGGAGGAAGCTCTACCTGAGCAGAGCCAAGCTGAAGGCCTCCAGCCGGACCTCCGCCCTGCTGTCAGGCTTTGCCATG GTGGCCATGGTGGAGGTGCAGCTGGAGACGCAGTACCAGTACCCGCGGCCGCTGCTCATCGCCTTCAGCGCCTGCACCACGGTGCTGGTGGCCGTGCACCTCTTTGCCCTGCTCATCAGCACGTGCATCCTGCCCAACGTGGAGGCCGTGAGCAACATCCACAACCTCAACTCCATCAGCGAGTCCCCGCACGAGCGCATGCACCCCTACATCGAGCTGGCCTGGGGCTTCTCGACCGTGCTGGGGATCCTGCTCTTCCTGGCCGAGGTGGTGCTGCTCTGCTGGATCAAGTTCCTGCCCGTGGACGCGCGGCGCCAGCCcggccccccgcccggccccggcgGCCACACGGGCTGGCAGGCCGCGCTCGTGTCCACCATCATCATGGTGCCCGTAGGTCTCATCTTTGTGGTCTTCACCATCCACTTCTACCGCTCGCTGGTACGCCACAAAACCGAGCGGCATAACCGCGAGATCGAGGAGCTGCACAAGCTCAAGGTGCAGCTGGACGGGCACGAACGCAGCCTGCAGGTCGTGTGA